The following are from one region of the Escherichia sp. E4742 genome:
- a CDS encoding SDR family oxidoreductase: protein MKKVAIVGLGWLGMPLAMSLSARGWQVTGSKTTQDGVEAAQMSGIDSYLLRMEPDLVCDSDDLDALMDADALVITLPARRSGPGDEFYLQAVQELVDSALAHRIPRIIFTSSTSVYGDAQGTVKENTPRNPLTHSGRVLKELEDWLHNLPGTSVDILRLAGLVGPGRHPGRFFAGKTAPDGEHGVNLVHLEDVIGAITLLLQAPKGGHIYNICAPAHPARNVFYPQMARLLGLEPPQFRNSLDSGKGKIIDGSRICNELGFEYQYPDPLVMPLE, encoded by the coding sequence ATGAAAAAGGTCGCAATTGTCGGGTTAGGGTGGTTAGGCATGCCGCTGGCGATGTCACTTTCAGCGCGAGGCTGGCAAGTCACCGGGAGTAAAACTACACAAGATGGCGTAGAAGCGGCCCAAATGAGTGGGATTGATAGCTATCTGCTTCGCATGGAGCCCGATTTAGTTTGCGATTCTGACGATTTGGATGCCCTGATGGATGCCGATGCGCTGGTGATTACGCTTCCGGCACGCCGCAGCGGCCCCGGCGATGAGTTCTATTTACAAGCAGTACAGGAGCTGGTGGATAGCGCGCTGGCTCATCGTATTCCCCGCATTATTTTTACCAGCTCAACGTCTGTCTATGGCGACGCACAAGGCACGGTGAAAGAAAACACTCCGCGTAATCCGCTGACCCATAGTGGACGAGTGTTAAAAGAGCTGGAAGACTGGCTGCACAATTTACCCGGTACTTCGGTTGATATTTTGCGTCTTGCTGGTCTGGTCGGGCCTGGGCGTCATCCCGGACGCTTCTTTGCCGGAAAAACCGCGCCTGATGGTGAACATGGTGTGAATTTAGTTCACCTGGAAGATGTTATTGGCGCTATCACTCTGTTGTTACAGGCACCTAAAGGCGGACACATCTATAATATATGTGCGCCAGCTCACCCTGCGCGCAATGTTTTCTATCCGCAGATGGCCCGTTTACTGGGGCTGGAACCTCCGCAGTTCAGAAATAGTCTGGACAGCGGCAAAGGTAAAATTATTGATGGGAGTCGGATCTGTAATGAACTGGGATTTGAATACCAGTATCCCGATCCGCTGGTAATGCCGCTGGAGTAA
- the hisL gene encoding his operon leader peptide, whose protein sequence is MTRVQFKHHHHHHHPD, encoded by the coding sequence ATGACACGCGTTCAATTTAAACACCACCATCATCACCATCACCCTGACTAG
- the hisG gene encoding ATP phosphoribosyltransferase, giving the protein MTDNTRLRIAMQKSGRLSDDSRELLARCGIKINLHTQRLIAMAENMPIDILRVRDDDIPGLVMDGVVDLGIIGENVLEEELLNRRAQGEDPRYFTLRRLDFGGCRLSLATPVDEAWDGPLSLNGKRIATSYPHLLKRYLDQKGISFKSCLLNGSVEVAPRAGLADAICDLVSTGATLEANGLREVEVIYRSKACLIQRDGEMEESKQQLIDKLLTRIQGVIQARESKYIMMHAPTERLDEVIALLPGAERPTILPLAGDQQRVAMHMVSSETLFWETMEKLKALGASSILVLPIEKMME; this is encoded by the coding sequence ATGACAGACAACACTCGTTTACGCATAGCTATGCAGAAATCAGGACGTTTAAGTGATGACTCACGCGAATTGCTGGCGCGCTGTGGCATAAAAATTAATCTTCACACTCAGCGCCTGATCGCAATGGCTGAAAACATGCCGATTGATATTCTGCGCGTGCGTGACGACGACATTCCCGGTCTGGTAATGGACGGCGTGGTAGACCTTGGGATTATCGGCGAAAACGTGCTGGAAGAAGAGTTGCTTAACCGCCGCGCCCAGGGTGAAGATCCACGCTACTTTACCCTGCGTCGTCTGGATTTCGGCGGCTGCCGCCTTTCGCTGGCAACGCCGGTTGATGAAGCCTGGGACGGCCCGCTCTCTTTAAACGGTAAACGTATCGCCACCTCTTATCCTCACCTGCTCAAGCGTTATCTCGACCAGAAAGGCATCTCTTTTAAATCCTGCTTACTGAACGGTTCTGTCGAAGTCGCCCCGCGTGCCGGACTGGCGGATGCGATTTGCGATCTGGTTTCCACTGGCGCCACGCTGGAAGCCAACGGCCTGCGCGAAGTGGAAGTTATCTACCGCTCGAAAGCCTGCCTGATCCAGCGCGATGGCGAAATGGAAGAATCCAAACAGCAACTGATCGACAAACTGCTGACCCGTATTCAGGGCGTTATCCAGGCGCGCGAATCAAAATACATCATGATGCACGCACCGACCGAACGTCTGGATGAAGTCATCGCCCTGCTGCCAGGCGCCGAACGCCCAACTATTCTGCCGCTGGCGGGGGATCAACAGCGCGTAGCGATGCACATGGTCAGTAGCGAAACCCTGTTCTGGGAAACCATGGAAAAACTGAAAGCGCTGGGTGCCAGTTCAATCCTGGTCCTGCCGATTGAGAAGATGATGGAGTGA